From Methylocystis sp. ATCC 49242, one genomic window encodes:
- a CDS encoding L,D-transpeptidase, whose amino-acid sequence MLERPKSRLACLIGGAALLLGGCSTGQQYAHYLDYSRATEPSYSGPPESYGAGAPDVEPPKDERDFGAAPGETLDQEYVPDAEPRATLPPRANPQRKVRVAALPPDADPAYSTPVDLDADIDPTATTRNFVDDTTGQPPGTVTINTRTRKLYLSLKDGQAIEYGVGVGRQGFEWKGVAEIGRKAFWPGWTPPKEMLLRRPDLPTHMDGSLENPLGARALYLFKGGKDTLFRIHGTNEPDTIGKAVSSGCIRMMNADAIDLYRRVSKGTRVVVL is encoded by the coding sequence ATGCTGGAACGGCCGAAGTCTCGCCTCGCATGTCTGATCGGGGGCGCAGCATTGCTGTTGGGGGGCTGCTCGACGGGCCAACAATATGCGCATTACCTTGACTATTCACGCGCGACAGAGCCAAGTTATTCAGGACCGCCCGAGTCCTATGGCGCGGGCGCTCCCGACGTCGAACCGCCGAAAGATGAGCGGGACTTCGGGGCTGCGCCCGGCGAGACATTGGATCAGGAATATGTCCCCGACGCCGAACCGCGCGCGACGCTCCCGCCTCGCGCCAATCCGCAGCGCAAGGTCCGCGTCGCCGCGCTTCCGCCCGACGCTGATCCGGCCTATTCGACCCCGGTCGATCTCGACGCCGACATTGATCCGACCGCGACGACGCGAAACTTCGTAGACGATACGACCGGCCAGCCCCCGGGAACCGTCACAATCAACACCAGAACGCGCAAGCTTTATCTGTCGCTGAAGGATGGTCAGGCGATCGAATATGGCGTCGGTGTGGGACGGCAGGGGTTCGAGTGGAAGGGCGTGGCCGAAATCGGCCGCAAAGCCTTTTGGCCAGGATGGACGCCGCCAAAGGAAATGCTGCTGCGTCGTCCCGACCTGCCGACGCATATGGATGGCAGCCTGGAAAATCCGCTCGGCGCGCGGGCGCTTTATCTGTTCAAGGGTGGCAAGGACACGTTGTTTCGCATCCACGGCACCAATGAGCCCGACACGATCGGCAAGGCGGTGTCCTCGGGATGCATTCGCATGATGAATGCGGACGCCATCGATCTTTATCGCCGCGTCTCGAAAGGAACGCGGGTCGTGGTGCTCTGA
- the istA gene encoding IS21 family transposase has translation MFTVELYARVRRAVMAEGLSRREAARRFGVHRNTITKMLQYSVPPGYRRRERPISKKLGPYMAWIDKVLADDRLVHAKQRHTAQRIFERLRDEEGFSGGYTIVREYVAQAQLRSREMFIPLSHRPGNAQADFGEADAYIAGRKVRFHYFCMDLPHSDGCFVKAYPAETAEAFCDGHVAAFAFFGGVPQSILYDNTRLAVARIVKGGERLRSQMFAELQSHYLFADRFGRPGKGNDKGKVEGLVGYVRRNFMTPLPVAESFEALNARFLDACTKRRRAILRGQSTPIGERMQADMAAFLPAPPAPYDACHKVATRVSSMALVRYRNNDYSVPTRFGHREALAKGYVDRVEIVCGGETIAVHARSYDKAEFIYNPLHYLALLEHKSRALDQAAPLDDWRLADCVHRLRRLMEARMGNSGRREFIQVLRLMEDFHQHQVEQAVAEALRLGAISFDAVKMLLLARLENRPARLDLTFYPYLPAATVGATDPRAYLGLVAGASVIAGVMDSNAGGPA, from the coding sequence ATGTTCACAGTGGAACTCTATGCCCGGGTGAGACGCGCGGTGATGGCGGAAGGGCTGAGCCGCCGGGAAGCGGCCAGGCGCTTCGGCGTGCACCGCAATACGATCACGAAGATGCTTCAATATTCGGTTCCGCCGGGGTATCGGCGTCGGGAGCGGCCGATCTCGAAGAAGCTGGGGCCGTATATGGCCTGGATCGACAAGGTCCTGGCGGATGATCGGCTTGTTCACGCCAAGCAGCGTCATACGGCACAGCGGATATTCGAACGGCTGCGGGACGAAGAAGGGTTTTCCGGCGGTTACACGATCGTCCGGGAATATGTCGCGCAGGCGCAGTTGCGGTCGCGCGAGATGTTTATTCCACTCAGCCATCGACCGGGGAATGCGCAGGCGGATTTTGGCGAGGCGGACGCCTATATCGCCGGCAGGAAGGTCCGCTTTCATTATTTTTGCATGGACCTGCCGCATTCGGACGGCTGCTTCGTCAAGGCCTATCCGGCGGAGACGGCGGAAGCCTTCTGCGACGGCCATGTCGCGGCCTTCGCCTTCTTTGGCGGCGTCCCCCAGTCCATTCTTTACGACAATACGCGTCTCGCGGTCGCCAGGATCGTGAAGGGTGGAGAGCGTCTGCGTTCGCAAATGTTTGCGGAACTCCAGAGCCATTACCTTTTTGCTGATCGCTTTGGCCGGCCCGGCAAGGGGAATGACAAGGGCAAGGTCGAGGGGCTTGTCGGCTATGTCCGGCGCAACTTCATGACGCCACTGCCCGTGGCGGAGAGTTTCGAGGCGCTGAACGCGAGGTTCCTGGACGCCTGCACGAAACGACGGCGGGCGATCCTGCGCGGCCAGTCGACGCCGATCGGCGAACGCATGCAGGCGGATATGGCGGCATTCCTGCCGGCGCCGCCGGCTCCCTATGACGCCTGTCACAAGGTCGCGACGCGCGTGTCGTCGATGGCGCTGGTGCGCTACCGCAACAACGATTACTCGGTCCCGACGCGCTTCGGCCATCGGGAGGCGCTGGCCAAGGGCTATGTCGATCGGGTCGAGATTGTCTGCGGCGGGGAGACCATCGCCGTGCATGCGCGCAGCTACGACAAGGCCGAGTTCATCTACAACCCGCTGCATTATCTCGCCCTGCTCGAACACAAGAGCCGCGCGCTCGATCAGGCCGCGCCGCTCGACGACTGGCGGCTTGCCGACTGCGTGCATCGTCTGCGGCGGCTGATGGAGGCGCGCATGGGGAATAGCGGGCGCCGCGAGTTCATCCAGGTGCTGCGGCTGATGGAGGACTTTCATCAGCATCAGGTCGAACAGGCGGTCGCGGAGGCGCTGCGTCTTGGCGCGATCAGCTTTGACGCAGTGAAGATGCTGCTGCTGGCCAGGCTGGAGAACCGGCCCGCGCGGCTCGATCTGACATTCTACCCCTACCTGCCGGCGGCTACGGTCGGCGCGACGGATCCGCGCGCCTATCTCGGGCTCGTCGCCGGCGCGAGCGTCATCGCGGGCGTCATGGACTCGAACGCGGGGGGGCCGGCATGA